The window TAGAGGGTCTCTCATCAGGAAGCAAAGTTGAATTGCTAAGTCAGAGGATGCTTGAGGACCAACTTCCCGAATCCTCTACCCGAGCTTCCAATGGCCTTGACCTGCTCCAGTGCCTCTTCTGCAGGACCTTCGAACACTTCGACCGAAGGTAGCCGAAATTCCGTGCCGTACCGCTCAACTGCCCAAAGCATGACGCTCCAAGCACGTTGATGATCAGCTGGTCGAGCAGGGATCGTAATTGGGTGAGGAGAGCCAGGTATTTTTATCACAACATGCCGGTTTGCGGAAGCCAGAGGCATCTTAAACTTCGGGTCTTTCTGGACAACGACAGATACAAGCACTGCAGTTTCTGGTACACATCTGGCCAAATGTTCTGCAGAGCCGCCATCTGTGTAGCTTCCAACCGAGTCAAAGGCACATCTTATTGGTCCACACCAGGCAGTAGAAAGAACGGCTTGAATCTCTGCGGAGACAGTTGGAGACTTGTAATCGAAGCAATGCGTGGCACCAAGTTCTGTAAGCATGGCGTGCCTTTCAGGAGATGCTGTAACAAGAATTGGATATACACCACTTGCGCGAGCGAACTGAATTGCGCAAAGGCCCACACTGCTGGAACTGCCCCATATTAGAATTGGGCCGGAGTTCTCTCCTGATAAGGTCTCCTGTGGGGGCGAAAACCCAAAGATATTATAAAGCGCATCTGCTGCGGTCATTGCCACTGTTGCCATGCAGGCAGCGTGCTCCTTAGGAAGGTTGGAAGGGACACGGAATGCCATGTCCTCGGGGGAGACCATGAAGTCCTGATGGGTGCCATATTTGGTGGGCCTATCGACACCTGTGGGTGTGAAACCAGCAAATATTTGGCCAATTTGGAATTGCGAATCTGGCGGAGCCTTAAGAACCTTTCCGCAGAAGTCGTAGCCAAGTACGGCTGGATATATCCCGAGATGTGTCGCATGCTTAATATCCGCGGGGTTTGCGCCGGAATATAGGGTCTCAACAAAGAGCTCTCCTTCCCCAGGTTCAGGTATAGTAGCAAACCGGTCTATCCTGGATTCGCAATTCTCATCCACATAAAGTGCACTATTCATAGGCATGATTCTTGATTTATGATTGCGAGTAAGATTGGATAAGCGATGTCAGCAGCCAGTAAGTTCATCAAAATGACCTCTTTATATTGACCAAGCTCTGTGTTGAATAGCTCACCCCGCCACCCCACTTggcatcctcatctccgGTTAGGATATAGATCAAGTCTTCCCCGATGTGGGCACGATTCCCGACGTCAGCCATACTTGCGAAACCCTGCTTTCTTGGTAAGCGGAAATCGGACTAAACTTAAAATTCCGATTTACTAacgtaatcggtaagcgGGCGCCGTACGCAACCGAGCGTCGCACCCCgaaacaccatagtaaacgcgatattttacaactTTATATCTCAACAATAAGAGCTTAATATACGATTTGATTATATCGCAATACTATTCAAGGCATGACTAGCTTATTTATGGGGGTTTAAGAAAGTTTGACAACGATTGgttcagatatatatatatttcctGTTTAAAATGCTGGTCGCAGTGTATTTTTTGCATCGTGCTTAAAAAATATTGAATCTCAGTTCAAGCCAGTCTATACTGTTAGTTACACCTATAGACAATATCGTAAcaataatcaaataaaattTATTTGTCCTTGAATTATCAAGTTGTGAAGAtaatgcatttactatggttCGGGGTGTGGCGCTCGGTTGCGTACGGCGCCCGCTTACCGAATACGTTAACGTAACCTACTTGATTTATTTGTTCGATCACCGCTTAATTAACAGTACTGGCCACAGAACTGGGCAAGCCAGATAACGCATGGAAGCAATGCCGTTCTATATTAGTTTCTCCTGCTGAGGAGTCCTTTGCGGTTCAGTCAATAGAAATAACAAAGCGAAGCAGAGCTGCGTCTGTAGCCGGCACTACATACACGCTCTCTACTGGGTACCGAAGTACTATTCTTGACTGGTTCGTGGGGAAAAGCGGGCGGTGGAGGGTTGGATACCCCGCCATATCCCGCAGCCTCCCTGGAAGCAAGTGGTCAATGAGGAGGTAAGTGGTACGTATAAAATGTGTACTCATCCCGTGGAACACGTTTGCTGTACCACATCCATCTCCAAGACAAAGCCTGACTTAGCAAAATATTAACAA of the Penicillium psychrofluorescens genome assembly, chromosome: 1 genome contains:
- a CDS encoding uncharacterized protein (ID:PFLUO_000677-T1.cds;~source:funannotate); translated protein: MPMNSALYVDENCESRIDRFATIPEPGEGELFVETLYSGANPADIKHATHLGIYPAVLGYDFCGKVLKAPPDSQFQIGQIFAGFTPTGVDRPTKYGTHQDFMVSPEDMAFRVPSNLPKEHAACMATVAMTAADALYNIFGFSPPQETLSGENSGPILIWGSSSSVGLCAIQFARASGVYPILVTASPERHAMLTELGATHCFDYKSPTVSAEIQAVLSTAWCGPIRCAFDSVGSYTDGGSAEHLARCVPETAVLVSVVVQKDPKFKMPLASANRHVVIKIPGSPHPITIPARPADHQRAWSVMLWAVERYGTEFRLPSVEVFEGPAEEALEQVKAIGSSGRGFGKLVLKHPLT